A section of the Ranitomeya imitator isolate aRanImi1 chromosome 7, aRanImi1.pri, whole genome shotgun sequence genome encodes:
- the LOC138645811 gene encoding oocyte zinc finger protein XlCOF7.1-like, translated as MEKGENDVREDEWCKEDVPTDGCTSSSKIQKSIAQDPYEEHANISDMDPFKVHCPNSSQTVKQNKSHGRSLKNKKAPTKKPFLCSECGKCFTKKSALKHKRIHTGEKPFSCSECGKCFTEKSALVAHERIHTGEKPFSCSECGKCFTGKSALITHERMHTGEKPFSCSECGKCFITKYILVAHERIHTGEKPFSCSECGKCFTEKSALLRHERIHTGEKPFSCLECGKCFTDKSHFVRHERIHTGEKPFSCSECGKCFTEKLSLLRHERIHTGEKPFSCSECGKLFTEKSALVAHERIHTGEKPFSCSECGKCFTDKSALVAHEKIHTGEKPFSCSECGKCFTSKSALLRHERIHTGEKPFSCSECGKCFPEISSLHRHERIHTGEKPFSCSECGKCFTLKSSLLRHERIHTGEKPFSCLACGKCFTEISSLLRHERIHTGEKPFSCSECGKCFPKISSLLRHERIHTGEKPFSCSECRKCFTEK; from the coding sequence ATGGTTGTACCAGCAGCTCCAAAATCCAAAAAAGCATTGCACAAGACCCATATGAAGAACATGCCAACATCTCAGACATGGATCCTTTTAAAGTACACTGTCCTAACTCATCACAGACTGTTAAACAAAATAAAAGTCACGGAAGaagtttgaaaaataaaaaagctcccacaaagaagccatttttatgttcagaatgtgggaaatgttttacaaagaaATCAGCTCTTAAacataagagaattcacacaggcgagaagccattttcatgttcagaatgtgggaaatgttttacagagaaatcagctcttgttgcacatgagagaattcacacaggcgagaagccattttcctgttcagaatgtgggaaatgttttacagggaAATCAGCTCTTATTACACATGAGAGAatgcacacaggagagaagccattttcatgctcagaatgtggaaaatgttttattacAAAATATATTCTTGtcgcacatgagagaattcacacaggagagaagccattttcctgttcagaatgtgggaaatgttttacagagaaatcagctcttcttagacatgagagaattcacacaggagagaagccattctcttgtttggaatgtgggaaatgttttacagataaatcacattttgttagacatgagagaattcacacaggcgagaagccattttcatgctcagaatgtggaaaatgttttacagagaaattatCTCTTCttagacatgagagaattcacacaggcgagaagccattttcatgttcagaatgtggaaaattatttacagagaaatcagctcttgttgcacatgagagaattcacacaggagagaagccattttcatgttcagaatgtggaaaatgttttacagataaatcagcTCTTGTTGCGcatgagaaaattcacacaggagagaagccattttcatgctcagaatgtggaaaatgttttacatcgAAATCAGCTCTTCttagacatgagagaattcacacaggcgagaagccattttcatgctcagaatgtggaaaatgttttccaGAGATATCATCTCTTCatagacatgagagaattcacacaggcgagaagccattttcatgctcagaatgtggaaaatgttttacactgaaatcatctcttcttagacatgagagaattcacacaggagagaagccattttcttgtttggcatgtgggaaatgttttacagagatatCATCTCTTCttagacatgagagaattcacacaggcgagaagccattttcatgttcagaatgtgggaaatgttttccaaagatatcatctcttcttagacatgagagaattcacacaggcgagaagccattttcatgctcagaatgtagaaaatgttttacagagaaataa